One Oceanispirochaeta sp. M1 genomic window carries:
- a CDS encoding extracellular solute-binding protein: MFLGLPVLFILMHFSLSFVTDRLEIAPEIDINREWTPEFQESPEQNESTSAPIENFTADVIDNEVEQNGIEPIIKYSIPKQIEPKRRIYPYGIKLLNLLPFIPCFLILLLFITVLIQSVEERKIIKTSSRRVYRNYPVYYSKKVHSPFSTGFFSKKIFVPYSYLNKKKTMSILIHELAHIEGNHNLWTLLESLVICLNWYNPLWYLYKNCGELLKELLADQSVTNKKDVIEYSRLIIEELESLKNHNHQYLATGFIKKRIIKERISNMMNPITQKATKAIKIAGLAAIFIPLVLTVLIGCSEAKEIIDPNDFSYVKISELSVINESFNLVLGENGENKDSFNDSIIYSTPEDEIVLALRDDKSIRFSYYNQSGEISNQISIEANRDDIFSFAVDHLGDLFVFIYDSERNSGRLIKYLDDDSIEEIMSLKDVQIWPGIKIEVDGSGTLYVKNEDMLEVYKNGKRVMKIGEVPIRSMTISPDGALYYISWDNLKQINIMNSETSEIRQFETAYENSVISFHDDRLLIMDTKGIKEYDDSSFKGYIANSEDYPELMTLFSTDFIKIDNSIYITSWNSNSGELFLHQLKITDKERDADNRPSMTIRMPPYLHSSMEYAAKKYNQTSANVKIVVSQYENNNENWEAYTQKLSTEILAGNGPDIIYLSYLPYKEYMAKGVLENLNPYLEDDSFNRDDYLPALTAAETDRGLYGLATDIWDDDITFSVKESVMKKYGYSGSYIDIPWEELLEIAKKERRTDSNGMEIYPFGIPEFDEHSMFFLGKILIMNNYFLNRESEEFDEYGFKSYLEIIDTIKNGDIVKSGISGAVGMYNSMEEGSTVFLSNRIQEFWTDLIHKKHIFNDEPVMIVHPILANNDLHFRTTLLGINSHSEYKDEAWDFLKTVFTKEYQEKMFIHSTPVHKELLKERTIASLKNSEQFHCSFSDDSGTMRYDGLAKYTEEDINNYYRINEKFRHIPYRIRALDKIVFEQLDPFLEGTISRDETASMVKERVNTYINE; the protein is encoded by the coding sequence ATGTTTTTGGGATTGCCAGTCCTGTTTATCCTGATGCACTTTTCATTGAGTTTTGTCACAGATCGTCTGGAGATCGCTCCTGAGATAGACATCAATAGAGAATGGACTCCCGAATTTCAGGAGAGTCCTGAACAAAATGAGTCTACTTCTGCCCCTATCGAGAATTTTACTGCTGATGTAATTGATAATGAAGTCGAACAGAATGGAATAGAACCAATAATAAAATACAGTATTCCGAAACAGATAGAGCCAAAGAGAAGGATCTATCCGTATGGTATTAAACTATTAAACCTGCTCCCATTTATCCCCTGTTTTCTTATCCTTCTGCTTTTCATAACAGTTCTAATACAGAGTGTGGAAGAAAGAAAAATAATTAAAACCAGCAGCAGAAGGGTATACAGAAATTATCCGGTCTATTATTCAAAAAAAGTTCATTCTCCATTCTCAACGGGATTTTTCTCCAAAAAAATATTTGTTCCCTACAGTTATTTAAATAAAAAAAAGACCATGTCTATTTTAATCCATGAACTGGCTCATATTGAAGGGAATCATAATCTATGGACACTTTTGGAAAGCCTTGTTATCTGCCTGAACTGGTACAATCCTCTGTGGTATCTATACAAAAATTGTGGTGAATTATTAAAAGAATTACTGGCAGATCAGAGTGTTACCAATAAAAAAGATGTCATTGAATACAGTAGATTAATAATTGAAGAACTTGAATCTTTGAAAAATCATAATCATCAATACCTAGCAACGGGCTTTATTAAAAAACGAATAATAAAAGAAAGGATTAGCAACATGATGAACCCCATTACTCAAAAAGCGACTAAAGCTATAAAAATAGCCGGTCTGGCAGCGATTTTTATTCCTCTTGTTTTAACAGTATTGATCGGCTGTTCAGAAGCAAAGGAAATCATTGATCCAAATGATTTTTCCTATGTAAAAATATCTGAATTGAGTGTTATAAATGAAAGCTTCAATCTGGTTCTCGGTGAAAATGGTGAAAATAAAGATTCTTTTAATGACAGTATCATTTATTCAACACCTGAGGACGAGATCGTACTGGCTCTAAGAGATGATAAAAGTATACGTTTTAGCTATTACAATCAGTCAGGTGAAATTAGTAATCAGATATCCATAGAGGCAAATCGGGATGATATTTTCTCCTTTGCAGTAGATCATCTCGGGGATCTTTTTGTTTTTATCTATGACTCTGAAAGGAACTCTGGACGCTTGATAAAGTACCTTGATGATGATTCCATCGAGGAAATAATGAGTCTTAAGGATGTTCAAATCTGGCCCGGAATTAAAATAGAAGTTGATGGTAGTGGGACTCTGTATGTCAAAAATGAAGATATGCTGGAAGTTTACAAAAATGGTAAAAGGGTGATGAAAATTGGAGAGGTACCCATTCGTTCCATGACGATATCCCCCGATGGAGCATTATATTATATCTCCTGGGACAATCTGAAACAGATTAATATCATGAATAGTGAGACCAGTGAAATTAGGCAGTTTGAGACAGCTTATGAAAACTCTGTAATAAGCTTCCATGACGATAGATTGCTGATAATGGATACCAAGGGGATTAAGGAGTATGATGATTCCAGCTTTAAAGGCTACATAGCAAACAGTGAAGACTATCCGGAGCTGATGACACTGTTCAGTACTGATTTCATCAAGATTGATAATTCAATTTATATAACGTCATGGAATTCCAATTCCGGGGAGCTCTTTTTACATCAGTTGAAAATTACAGATAAAGAAAGAGACGCAGATAACAGACCGTCAATGACGATTCGGATGCCGCCCTATCTTCACTCTTCTATGGAATATGCAGCAAAAAAATATAATCAGACGTCAGCAAACGTTAAAATTGTCGTCTCCCAATATGAGAACAACAATGAAAACTGGGAAGCATATACTCAGAAATTAAGCACCGAAATACTGGCAGGAAATGGACCGGACATTATCTATCTCTCATATCTGCCCTATAAAGAGTATATGGCAAAAGGAGTTCTGGAAAATTTGAATCCCTATCTTGAGGATGATTCCTTTAATAGAGACGATTATCTGCCGGCCCTGACAGCGGCTGAAACTGACAGGGGGCTTTATGGACTCGCAACAGATATATGGGATGATGATATAACCTTCTCCGTTAAAGAATCAGTTATGAAAAAATATGGTTATTCCGGTTCCTATATTGATATACCATGGGAAGAACTGCTTGAAATAGCAAAAAAAGAGAGAAGAACGGACAGTAACGGGATGGAAATCTACCCCTTCGGTATCCCAGAATTTGATGAGCACAGTATGTTCTTTTTAGGAAAGATTCTAATCATGAACAATTACTTTCTGAACAGAGAGAGCGAAGAATTCGATGAATATGGTTTCAAAAGCTATCTGGAGATAATAGATACAATTAAAAATGGAGATATTGTAAAATCGGGTATCTCCGGAGCGGTTGGAATGTATAACTCTATGGAAGAAGGGTCCACAGTCTTCCTCAGTAATCGAATACAGGAATTCTGGACTGATCTTATTCATAAAAAGCATATTTTTAATGATGAACCGGTTATGATCGTACACCCGATTTTAGCTAACAATGATCTACACTTCAGAACCACTCTGCTCGGGATCAACAGCCATTCGGAATACAAGGATGAAGCCTGGGACTTCCTGAAAACCGTATTTACAAAAGAATATCAGGAGAAGATGTTTATTCATTCAACGCCTGTACATAAGGAACTTCTTAAAGAGAGAACCATCGCATCATTAAAAAACTCGGAACAATTCCATTGCAGTTTTTCTGATGACTCCGGAACAATGAGATACGATGGTCTGGCAAAATATACAGAAGAGGATATAAATAATTATTACAGAATAAATGAAAAGTTCAGACATATTCCGTATCGGATCAGAGCCCTGGATAAAATAGTTTTCGAACAGCTAGATCCATTTCTGGAAGGGACAATTTCTAGAGATGAGACTGCCTCCATGGTCAAAGAACGGGTAAACACCTATATAAACGAATGA
- a CDS encoding carbohydrate ABC transporter permease produces MNLPNKETGWIFLFIGPSLAGFSLFYLIPFIMSVYNSLIDSPFNREFAGLRNYIDLIQNPVFQRALINSVLFTGLSVPLLVFLSLALALRLNKATYKRGLFRTLAITPLVCPTASIVIVWQILFKRFGLLNSFLLWMDFPPIDWLNSEYSLLVIISLFIWKNLGYNMILFLAGLNSIPKSYFDVARCYGAGSLFIFFRITLAYLAPVTIFVVIISIINSFKVFREIFLLTGYYPDKRLYMIQHYINNTFVKLDLQKLSSASVIMAFLIFILVYYLFNRGKKDLSYG; encoded by the coding sequence ATGAACTTACCAAACAAAGAAACCGGCTGGATATTCCTTTTTATAGGCCCAAGCCTGGCCGGTTTTTCCCTTTTTTACCTGATTCCTTTTATTATGAGCGTCTATAACTCGTTAATCGATTCTCCATTTAACAGGGAGTTTGCAGGATTAAGGAATTATATCGATCTGATACAGAATCCTGTTTTTCAAAGAGCACTTATCAACTCTGTTCTTTTTACGGGATTATCTGTCCCTCTGCTTGTTTTTTTGTCACTGGCCCTTGCACTGCGCCTGAACAAAGCGACGTATAAGAGGGGATTATTCAGAACTCTGGCTATAACTCCGCTGGTCTGTCCAACGGCCTCCATAGTCATTGTCTGGCAGATACTGTTCAAGAGGTTCGGACTCCTCAACTCTTTCCTTCTCTGGATGGATTTTCCTCCCATTGACTGGCTGAATTCCGAGTATTCCCTGCTGGTAATTATCTCTCTCTTTATATGGAAAAACCTGGGGTACAATATGATCCTTTTTCTAGCCGGATTAAACAGCATACCCAAGTCATATTTTGATGTGGCCAGATGCTATGGTGCCGGTTCATTGTTCATTTTTTTCAGAATCACACTGGCATATCTGGCTCCTGTAACAATCTTTGTAGTCATTATATCAATAATCAACTCATTTAAAGTATTCAGGGAGATATTTCTTCTGACGGGTTATTACCCTGATAAGCGTTTATACATGATTCAGCATTATATCAATAATACCTTTGTAAAACTGGATCTTCAAAAACTGTCATCAGCCAGCGTTATTATGGCGTTTCTCATTTTTATTCTGGTTTATTATCTGTTTAACAGAGGAAAAAAGGACCTTTCTTATGGATAA
- a CDS encoding BlaI/MecI/CopY family transcriptional regulator: MKRLTELESKILKIIWKLGSRATVNQILESWEEDKTPQYTTILKTLQIMEQKKLIDHEKNGRSYTYFPLVSKNELSINQIKNLVSIFFGNNKVAMATTLINYEKLNKEEINELKALIDKKEQELKDE, encoded by the coding sequence ATGAAGAGATTGACAGAGCTGGAATCAAAAATATTAAAAATAATCTGGAAACTGGGCTCCCGGGCAACAGTCAACCAGATACTGGAATCCTGGGAAGAAGATAAAACCCCCCAATACACAACCATCCTCAAAACACTTCAGATAATGGAGCAGAAGAAACTCATCGATCATGAGAAAAATGGTAGATCCTACACATATTTCCCACTCGTTTCGAAAAATGAGCTCTCTATTAATCAGATTAAAAATCTTGTCTCCATTTTTTTCGGGAATAATAAAGTCGCCATGGCAACAACCCTCATCAACTATGAAAAATTGAATAAAGAGGAAATCAATGAATTAAAAGCACTCATTGATAAAAAAGAACAGGAATTGAAGGATGAGTGA
- a CDS encoding nucleoside kinase — protein sequence MKEFKVIYDDTTHFLKSDETLAQVFKNQEGEESYPLVAAYFNNELYSLNSCIEVNGAVKPVYLDTTVGIRLYRRTLCFVLEMAARELFPSHRLFLSHSLGHSYYYHLLGNRCFSEEDLDLIKKRMKAIINEDHPIIPDLRSWKEARNYFEQMNQNDTVLLLKSSNSSKVRINRSDKYMALRHEILLPSTGFLKFFDIMPYSDGFLLRYPPSKTPDKLSPFKDEPLLFSIYSEYKAWGKILNADTVGKMNSMVADKKQSEHFIRVCESLHNKKIAKIADSILERKGDVKVILIAGPSSSGKTTFTKKLCIQLQVVGFNPVMVSLDDYYLPPDQVPEDEFGKPDLEALGALDVPLLNKNLLQLFKGEETEFPVFDFKKGGRQEQGRILKMDDRSILVMEGIHGLNRDLTPSIDPSAIFKVYISALTQLNLDDHTRIATTDNRLIRRMVRDHQFRNYDAEKTISIWPSVRRGEEKNIFPNQDRADAAFNSALDYELAVLRMYAEPLLKSISPDREVYAEAQRLLNFINNFSPLPSNMVPTDSILREFIGDSSFKY from the coding sequence ATGAAAGAATTCAAAGTAATATATGATGATACAACTCATTTTTTAAAATCTGATGAAACTCTGGCCCAGGTTTTTAAAAACCAGGAGGGTGAAGAAAGTTATCCTCTGGTAGCAGCCTATTTCAACAATGAACTATACTCCCTCAACTCATGTATTGAAGTAAATGGGGCTGTAAAGCCTGTCTACCTTGATACAACCGTAGGGATACGCCTCTACCGCAGAACTCTATGCTTTGTGCTTGAGATGGCCGCACGGGAACTTTTTCCTTCACACAGGCTTTTTCTCAGTCATTCTCTTGGACACAGTTACTACTATCACCTTCTTGGTAATCGCTGTTTCTCAGAAGAGGATCTTGATCTGATTAAAAAGAGGATGAAGGCTATTATCAATGAAGATCATCCCATCATTCCTGATCTCCGCTCCTGGAAGGAGGCACGAAATTATTTTGAACAGATGAATCAGAACGATACAGTTCTTCTTCTTAAGTCTTCCAATTCATCTAAAGTAAGAATAAACCGCTCTGATAAATACATGGCATTGAGGCATGAAATACTTCTGCCCTCAACAGGGTTTCTGAAATTTTTTGATATAATGCCCTATTCCGACGGATTTCTTTTAAGATATCCACCGTCAAAAACGCCGGATAAACTGAGTCCATTCAAAGATGAACCTCTTCTTTTTTCAATCTACAGCGAGTACAAGGCCTGGGGTAAAATTCTGAATGCCGACACTGTGGGCAAGATGAACAGCATGGTTGCTGATAAAAAACAGAGCGAGCATTTTATCAGGGTCTGTGAATCACTGCATAATAAAAAGATTGCTAAAATTGCTGACAGCATTCTTGAGCGGAAGGGAGATGTTAAGGTCATCCTTATTGCCGGTCCTTCATCATCGGGTAAAACAACATTCACAAAAAAATTATGTATTCAGCTTCAGGTTGTAGGATTTAATCCTGTGATGGTCTCCCTGGATGACTATTATCTTCCTCCAGATCAGGTGCCCGAGGATGAGTTCGGAAAACCCGATCTGGAAGCCCTGGGTGCACTTGATGTGCCGCTGCTCAATAAAAATCTGCTGCAGCTTTTTAAAGGTGAAGAGACTGAATTCCCAGTATTTGATTTTAAGAAAGGTGGTCGTCAGGAGCAGGGACGAATCCTGAAAATGGATGATAGAAGTATTCTGGTCATGGAGGGAATCCATGGATTGAACAGGGATCTCACCCCTTCAATTGATCCCTCTGCCATATTTAAGGTCTATATTTCGGCTCTCACACAGTTAAATCTGGATGATCATACTAGAATTGCAACTACGGATAACAGACTGATCAGAAGGATGGTAAGAGACCATCAGTTCCGCAACTATGATGCAGAAAAAACAATTTCAATATGGCCCTCTGTCAGGCGGGGAGAAGAGAAGAATATCTTCCCGAACCAGGACAGGGCTGATGCAGCTTTTAATTCCGCTCTGGACTATGAACTGGCAGTTTTAAGAATGTACGCAGAACCTCTTTTGAAAAGTATAAGCCCCGATAGAGAGGTTTATGCAGAGGCACAGAGACTGCTTAACTTTATTAATAATTTTTCACCTCTGCCATCGAATATGGTTCCAACAGATTCAATTCTCCGGGAATTCATAGGCGACAGCAGTTTCAAGTATTGA